In one window of Hevea brasiliensis isolate MT/VB/25A 57/8 chromosome 10, ASM3005281v1, whole genome shotgun sequence DNA:
- the LOC131183763 gene encoding uncharacterized protein LOC131183763 encodes MSNTSDYTSKESLTNLFKEISVDEQEQEIAILSILLEGISVEKLSDEEPDVDYRIRSFSELFDKLPSDSIYPTAFFNTHHIPTKWLRAGGRVRTFQLVAGGKPGALIRPKQSKS; translated from the coding sequence ATGTCGAACACCAGTGATTATACTTCAAAAGAGAGTCTTACGAATTTGTTCAAGGAGATTTCTGTCGATGAACAAGAACAAGAGATAGCAATACTCTCTATCCTACTTGAAGGAATTTCAGTTGAGAAACTCTCAGATGAAGAACCTGATGTGGATTACAGGATTCGATCCTTTTCTGAGCTATTCGACAAGCTTCCTTCTGATTCTATTTATCCAACGGCTTTCTTCAACACTCATCATATCCCTACTAAGTGGCTAAGAGCCGGCGGCAGAGTGCGAACTTTTCAACTTGTTGCAGGAGGAAAACCTGGAGCATTAATTCGACCAAAGCAAAGCaagtcttaa